The following nucleotide sequence is from Nothobranchius furzeri strain GRZ-AD chromosome 6, NfurGRZ-RIMD1, whole genome shotgun sequence.
GGTCCCAGGAGGTTAAAGTACAAACTGAACTGTTGGGAGCCCAGTTGGGCCCTCTGGCTTAGGTATGGTAACAGCCAAAGCTGACTCACCCAGCATGTTGGTGGGCATGCCCAGTAAAGTATGCATCAAGTCATGCACCTCTCTGTATCTTAGCATGACGTAAGCTAGCTCCTCGTCGTCCACAAACTTCACCTCTGCCCTGGAGTCGGGCGTCACTTCCTGTTGGGACAGATGCAAAATGTGAGAACGTCAAAATTGGCTGCGTTTACAAAATACGCTGTGGAAAATGAACTAGTCGAGCAAACTTGCACTGAACTAAACACTCACATTGTCCTCCAGAAAACGGAGGTACTCTCTACCAAAAGAACCATCAGGAAGTGAAGCCATCTTCTCCAGATCGAGCGTAGACAACCGGATCTTTGGCCTTTCTCTGCATCACAGGTTAATTAAAAGTAGGAGAAATTGATTTGCCGAAGCAGAAAATACTTTAACGATACTACCATATGGTACTAAAGTGACTCACGTTAGGACTGTGTAACCTTCAGGGTCATTTCTCATCCTGTCCCTGAGGTTTATGAGCACTAAGTGTCCCGTAGTTTCTCCGAGCACAGCGACCATGTCTGCAAAATTTACAGTTTATT
It contains:
- the coq4 gene encoding ubiquinone biosynthesis protein COQ4 homolog, mitochondrial isoform X2 encodes the protein MVAVLGETTGHLVLINLRDRMRNDPEGYTVLTERPKIRLSTLDLEKMASLPDGSFGREYLRFLEDNEVTPDSRAEVKFVDDEELAYVMLRYREVHDLMHTLLGMPTNMLGEVAVKWFEAAQTGLPMCALGALLGPLRLNTRRLQSLFTSLGPWALQNGWQARCVLSIFYERRWDQSLEELRRELKIQPPPVDFTKRRKNGR